The Candidatus Hydrogenedentota bacterium genome window below encodes:
- a CDS encoding tetratricopeptide repeat protein, whose amino-acid sequence MTFTNTLKCGRGRLVMAVCAAVLLASGCGDRRSEQKRGAGDVQLKLGNIAEARASYEGSLEINPNNAMAKLGLARCAAQDQDLDGALDWFEKARANDPALAEAYVEPVRLLLAAGRAPDALALADRYREAAPESGGLLYSAVLLEMGRPDEAVVVLEALKNAHPASMEVSLNLGVAYAEARRPADAEGEFRALAQGTSPVAAAAQMALIEVYQQQGKTADMLSEFEKLRESQPDNPQVDLAYARALVSAGRVEEGEKIARAILAKEPDSGWANYIVGAAMLEQGKRTEALAFLESAAAALPEEEAIGQLIAQVKAPDSQDSRRTAAAPVTRPAESGAGADNWRTLWKEAALRRLLENRDAILLEGGAEARETLAVAAVFMEQGALARELAGALPDDSKVAEFLRFLEAGDARATTDFFDGWRPEEPEQTLLRDNALGYALARYGSRGQAIAIFLFCLERWPENGVALFNIAQVFRALGQPGVAALQLQRLVVTYPENIDAHQMLYAALREGGDTDQARRAAESSFALFPEERWAFLNLSQSYLDTGDIPLAGQVLERAQSLFSGDPEIDLARASLRVREGDCAAARQVLDGIQTAAPTIATGRALLRALCAAQARDWTAAAEAAQGLDRKLWPESVALVAYASRAQAGELETARGYLAGADGKPAGGMLGRMLHAAAGGSGDGLGDAEQEWAAYLAADNALLADYAVMSALQRARLYDAAWEYHQEHFAERPAHIALIQLALASLAGANRVEDAPGAARALVEQLEGDARAWLGLAALLRERGDEAGEADAIKRALAAGPENPEAWYRNAILQERQSDFAGAVESYRKIMALQPENPVASNNLAYMLLRAGGSDQEALEHASFAHEKLRGNPGVLHTLGLAQMRAGDLEASRRSLGIAAEIDPSNPTILYDFGRVLLEIGEKDSARQRLQTALGLHERAGITFPEQADAKSLLGSIE is encoded by the coding sequence ATGACTTTCACGAACACGCTGAAATGCGGCCGCGGTCGCCTGGTGATGGCGGTCTGCGCCGCCGTCCTGCTGGCTTCCGGATGCGGCGACCGGCGCAGCGAACAGAAGCGCGGCGCAGGCGACGTGCAGCTGAAGCTGGGCAACATTGCCGAGGCCCGCGCGTCGTACGAAGGCTCCCTGGAAATCAATCCGAACAACGCGATGGCCAAGCTCGGACTGGCCCGGTGCGCGGCGCAGGATCAAGACCTGGACGGGGCGCTGGACTGGTTCGAGAAGGCGCGCGCGAACGACCCCGCCCTAGCCGAGGCCTACGTGGAGCCCGTCCGCCTGTTGCTGGCCGCCGGACGCGCCCCCGACGCGCTTGCCCTGGCGGACCGCTACCGCGAGGCCGCCCCGGAAAGCGGAGGCCTCCTGTATTCCGCGGTATTGTTGGAAATGGGCCGCCCGGACGAAGCGGTCGTCGTTCTGGAGGCCCTGAAGAATGCCCATCCCGCTTCGATGGAAGTGTCGCTGAATCTGGGCGTGGCCTACGCCGAGGCGCGCCGTCCCGCCGACGCGGAAGGAGAGTTCCGCGCGCTTGCCCAGGGGACATCGCCGGTGGCCGCCGCCGCGCAAATGGCCCTGATCGAGGTGTACCAGCAGCAGGGCAAGACCGCCGATATGCTCTCGGAGTTCGAAAAACTGCGGGAGTCGCAGCCGGACAACCCGCAGGTCGATCTCGCCTACGCGCGCGCGCTGGTCAGCGCGGGTCGTGTCGAGGAAGGGGAGAAGATAGCGCGGGCGATCCTGGCGAAAGAGCCTGATTCCGGGTGGGCGAACTACATTGTGGGCGCAGCAATGCTGGAGCAGGGTAAACGCACGGAGGCGCTGGCTTTTCTGGAGAGCGCCGCCGCCGCCCTTCCGGAAGAGGAGGCGATCGGCCAGCTTATCGCCCAGGTGAAGGCGCCCGATTCGCAGGACAGCCGCCGTACGGCCGCCGCGCCGGTGACCCGGCCTGCGGAAAGCGGCGCGGGCGCGGACAACTGGCGCACGTTATGGAAGGAAGCCGCCCTCCGCCGCTTGCTGGAAAACCGTGACGCCATCCTCCTGGAGGGCGGAGCCGAGGCCCGGGAAACGCTGGCGGTGGCCGCCGTGTTCATGGAGCAAGGAGCCCTCGCCCGCGAACTTGCCGGCGCCCTTCCCGATGATTCGAAAGTGGCGGAATTCCTGCGCTTTCTGGAAGCCGGCGATGCGCGTGCGACCACCGACTTCTTTGACGGATGGCGCCCCGAAGAACCGGAACAGACCCTGTTGCGGGACAACGCGCTGGGCTACGCCCTGGCGCGCTACGGATCCCGGGGCCAGGCCATCGCAATTTTCCTCTTCTGCCTGGAGCGCTGGCCGGAAAATGGCGTGGCCTTGTTTAACATCGCGCAGGTGTTTCGCGCGCTGGGGCAACCCGGGGTGGCTGCGCTCCAACTGCAACGCCTCGTCGTCACCTATCCGGAGAATATCGACGCCCACCAGATGCTCTACGCCGCGCTTCGCGAAGGCGGTGACACGGATCAGGCGAGGCGGGCGGCGGAATCTTCGTTTGCCCTCTTTCCCGAGGAGCGTTGGGCCTTCCTGAATCTGAGCCAATCCTACTTGGACACCGGCGACATCCCGCTGGCAGGACAGGTGCTCGAGCGCGCGCAAAGCCTGTTCTCCGGCGACCCGGAAATCGACCTCGCCCGGGCGAGCCTTCGCGTCCGCGAGGGTGATTGCGCCGCCGCGCGCCAGGTCCTGGACGGGATACAGACAGCCGCGCCAACCATCGCGACGGGCCGGGCGCTCCTTCGCGCCCTGTGCGCCGCGCAGGCCCGCGACTGGACCGCGGCCGCCGAAGCGGCCCAGGGCCTGGATCGAAAGCTCTGGCCGGAGAGCGTGGCGCTGGTCGCCTATGCATCGCGCGCACAGGCCGGCGAACTGGAAACGGCGCGGGGCTACCTCGCGGGTGCGGACGGAAAGCCGGCGGGCGGCATGCTCGGTCGCATGCTTCACGCGGCTGCGGGCGGTTCCGGCGATGGCCTGGGCGATGCGGAGCAGGAGTGGGCGGCCTATCTGGCGGCGGACAACGCCCTGCTTGCGGATTATGCGGTCATGAGCGCGCTCCAGCGCGCCCGCCTCTACGACGCGGCCTGGGAATACCACCAGGAGCACTTCGCGGAGCGCCCCGCGCATATTGCGCTGATACAACTCGCACTGGCTTCGTTGGCCGGCGCGAACCGGGTCGAAGACGCCCCCGGCGCGGCCCGGGCGCTCGTCGAACAGCTTGAAGGCGACGCGCGCGCCTGGCTCGGCCTGGCCGCGCTGCTGCGCGAGCGCGGCGACGAGGCGGGAGAAGCGGACGCGATCAAGCGGGCGCTGGCGGCCGGCCCCGAGAATCCGGAAGCCTGGTACCGGAACGCGATCCTTCAGGAACGGCAGAGCGATTTCGCGGGCGCGGTGGAGAGTTACCGGAAAATAATGGCCTTGCAGCCGGAAAACCCCGTGGCCAGCAACAACCTCGCTTATATGCTGCTCCGTGCGGGCGGCAGCGACCAGGAGGCGCTGGAACACGCCAGCTTCGCACACGAGAAGTTGCGCGGCAATCCCGGGGTCTTGCATACCCTCGGGTTGGCCCAGATGCGCGCCGGCGACCTGGAGGCCAGCCGGCGTTCCCTGGGCATCGCCGCGGAAATCGATCCCTCGAATCCGACCATCCTCTACGATTTTGGACGGGTCCTGCTCGAAATCGGCGAGAAGGACAGCGCCCGCCAGCGGCTGCAGACCGCGCTCGGACTTCACGAACGCGCCGGGATCACGTTCCCGGAACAAGCCGACGCCAAAAGCCTGCTGGGAAGTATCGAATAG
- a CDS encoding N-acetyltransferase, whose product MIRDATEHDAPAIAAVYNPYITELLTSFEKDPLSDSAMADRVRGIQAGYPWLVYDADGEILGYAYAARWKERHAYRYCAETCIYLRRGCEGRGIGTALYAELLRRMPDHGLQVAIACIALPNAASVALHEKFGYVKAGHFPRVGFKFGQWIDIGYWQKRLSED is encoded by the coding sequence ATGATCCGCGACGCCACCGAACACGACGCCCCGGCCATCGCCGCCGTGTACAACCCGTATATCACGGAACTGCTCACCAGCTTTGAAAAGGACCCGCTGAGCGATTCGGCGATGGCGGATCGCGTGCGGGGGATCCAGGCCGGGTATCCCTGGCTGGTGTACGACGCGGATGGCGAAATTCTGGGCTACGCCTACGCGGCGCGCTGGAAAGAGCGCCACGCCTACCGCTACTGCGCGGAAACCTGCATCTACCTGCGCCGGGGCTGTGAGGGGCGCGGGATCGGGACCGCGCTTTACGCGGAGTTGCTCCGGCGTATGCCGGATCACGGGCTTCAGGTCGCCATCGCCTGCATTGCGCTTCCCAATGCCGCCAGCGTTGCGCTCCACGAGAAGTTCGGCTACGTGAAGGCCGGCCACTTTCCGCGGGTGGGATTCAAGTTTGGCCAGTGGATCGATATCGGGTATTGGCAGAAGCGCCTTTCGGAGGACTGA
- a CDS encoding EpsI family protein, protein MNGQNPAKESAGARPALGAVWRAQPGVHAAVLAALTLLIVAAFWHSFVDIYNSWNMPESLYSHAIIIPPISLFFVWRLRARLGAVPADPCPALGMPVLLGGCGLLLLGDFLGFMTLVHLALLPVLLGLAITFLGLRGAAVLWFPLAFVIFMIPMPYSLLQVVSFKSKMIATESAVAIGQMMTLNLVQDGSFVYLGADDRLLVGDVCGGMRSLIALLAFGALMAFISKTRWWARILILLVSPLVAIIANVARILFLCIVGYTWGSASATGIVHDASGIGIFAVAFVLLFSVESFLRRIAPVDEAEGQPAENAPETAPPPGAPARWVSLYATGIAILVCVSAAHWMINIKRDRAALAAPRYANLDLPHQIGPYAKVGEDIDPGDDVRRALETSSILMRYYVDQSRVPVLLTIVYTGEKRRSLHFPEQCFVGQGWEVEQAYSAPVGIEFEARRLVIFRGAQKEAVLYWLKTGDRFTSSAFMNAVFWAREQLMFGTPTSALVRLSVPIQPGQRAEEAFAALDDFATRLGPILLENIE, encoded by the coding sequence ATGAACGGCCAGAACCCGGCGAAAGAGTCGGCGGGCGCGAGGCCGGCCCTGGGCGCGGTATGGCGCGCACAACCGGGTGTCCACGCCGCGGTTCTCGCGGCCTTGACCTTGCTGATCGTCGCCGCGTTCTGGCACTCGTTTGTCGACATTTACAACAGCTGGAACATGCCCGAGTCCCTGTACTCGCACGCAATTATTATTCCGCCAATTTCCCTCTTCTTCGTGTGGCGATTGCGCGCGCGCCTCGGTGCGGTCCCCGCCGATCCGTGCCCCGCCCTGGGGATGCCGGTACTCCTGGGCGGCTGCGGGCTGTTGCTCCTGGGAGACTTCCTGGGGTTCATGACGCTCGTGCACCTGGCGCTTTTACCCGTGCTGTTGGGACTGGCGATCACCTTTCTGGGTCTGCGCGGCGCGGCGGTGCTCTGGTTCCCGCTGGCGTTCGTCATCTTCATGATCCCGATGCCCTACTCGCTCTTGCAGGTCGTTTCCTTCAAGAGCAAGATGATCGCGACGGAATCGGCCGTTGCAATCGGCCAGATGATGACCCTCAACCTCGTTCAGGATGGTTCGTTCGTATACCTGGGCGCCGACGACCGCCTGCTCGTCGGCGACGTGTGCGGCGGGATGCGTTCGCTTATCGCCCTGCTCGCTTTCGGGGCGTTGATGGCCTTTATCAGCAAGACGCGCTGGTGGGCGCGTATCCTCATACTGCTGGTATCGCCGCTGGTCGCCATTATCGCCAACGTGGCGCGCATCCTGTTTCTCTGCATCGTGGGATACACCTGGGGAAGCGCTTCGGCCACCGGAATCGTACATGACGCCTCGGGAATCGGGATCTTTGCGGTGGCGTTCGTATTGCTCTTCAGCGTGGAATCCTTCCTCCGCCGGATTGCCCCGGTTGACGAGGCGGAGGGCCAGCCCGCGGAAAACGCCCCGGAAACCGCGCCGCCGCCGGGGGCCCCGGCCCGGTGGGTTTCCCTGTACGCCACCGGGATCGCTATCCTCGTTTGTGTGTCGGCCGCGCACTGGATGATCAACATCAAGCGCGACCGCGCCGCCCTGGCCGCCCCCCGCTACGCAAACCTGGATCTCCCCCACCAGATCGGCCCCTACGCCAAGGTCGGCGAAGACATCGATCCGGGAGACGACGTGCGCAGGGCCCTCGAGACCTCCTCCATCCTCATGCGCTATTACGTCGACCAGAGCCGGGTTCCCGTCTTGCTCACAATTGTCTACACCGGAGAAAAGCGGCGCAGCCTCCACTTCCCCGAGCAGTGCTTCGTGGGCCAGGGCTGGGAAGTGGAGCAGGCCTATTCGGCCCCGGTCGGGATCGAGTTCGAGGCCAGGCGCCTCGTGATCTTTCGCGGCGCCCAGAAGGAGGCGGTGCTATACTGGCTGAAAACGGGGGATCGTTTCACCAGCAGCGCGTTCATGAACGCCGTGTTCTGGGCGCGTGAGCAATTGATGTTTGGCACGCCTACCTCCGCGCTGGTCCGGTTGAGTGTTCCGATCCAGCCCGGGCAACGCGCGGAAGAGGCCTTCGCGGCGCTCGATGATTTTGCGACAAGGCTCGGGCCCATCCTCCTCGAAAACATTGAATGA
- a CDS encoding Gfo/Idh/MocA family oxidoreductase encodes MKSITRRQFHRNVAAGVAASSVALQIRSARAEVGPNDRIRIGAIGYGARGTGNLAEFLKDPRVECPIICDVDASHREKAVKHVSEQGGNTPEAVADFRRVIERNDLDAIVVSTPDHWHALPTVYACQTGKDVYVEKPLARTIDEGRAIVEAARDHKRVVQMGTQWRSQPHYIDAVAYIQSGKLGPIRSIRGWSYKSWPITPVADGPVPEGVDYDLWLGPAPERPFNANRFHRDFRWYWDYAGGLMTDLGVHVINLCQWATGLETPSRITSMGGLRVLDGVIETPDTQVALYEFPTYVLTWEHQLHGTVSPHTGQSGACFSGANGSLVVHQGGWEVIPDRAADGAIESEKHQAGPDGRPAHVRNFLDCMASREQPVSNPEVGHHVTALAHLGSIALRAGCEVRWDTAAERISSNDAADALVGEPYRKPWSLPYARRT; translated from the coding sequence ATGAAATCGATAACCCGCCGCCAATTCCATCGCAACGTGGCCGCCGGAGTGGCCGCGTCCTCCGTTGCGCTTCAGATCCGGAGCGCCCGCGCGGAAGTTGGACCCAACGACCGCATACGCATCGGCGCCATCGGCTATGGCGCCCGCGGAACGGGCAATCTGGCGGAGTTCCTGAAGGACCCGCGCGTCGAATGCCCGATCATCTGCGATGTGGACGCATCGCACCGGGAAAAGGCCGTGAAGCACGTCTCCGAGCAGGGGGGCAACACCCCGGAGGCGGTAGCGGACTTCCGGCGCGTGATCGAGCGGAACGATCTCGACGCGATCGTGGTGTCGACGCCGGATCACTGGCACGCGCTCCCGACGGTGTATGCGTGCCAGACCGGGAAGGACGTATATGTGGAGAAACCCCTGGCCCGCACCATCGACGAGGGGCGCGCCATCGTGGAGGCCGCGCGCGATCACAAGCGCGTCGTGCAGATGGGCACGCAGTGGCGGAGCCAGCCGCACTACATCGACGCCGTGGCGTACATCCAATCCGGGAAACTGGGCCCGATCCGATCAATACGGGGCTGGAGCTACAAGTCGTGGCCAATCACACCCGTTGCCGATGGGCCGGTTCCCGAGGGCGTGGATTACGATCTCTGGCTCGGCCCGGCCCCCGAACGCCCCTTCAACGCCAACCGTTTTCACCGGGACTTCCGCTGGTACTGGGACTACGCCGGCGGCCTGATGACGGATCTCGGCGTGCATGTGATTAACCTGTGCCAGTGGGCGACCGGTCTGGAGACCCCCTCGCGCATTACGTCGATGGGCGGGTTGCGCGTGCTGGACGGGGTAATTGAGACGCCCGACACCCAGGTGGCGCTCTATGAATTCCCGACCTATGTTCTCACCTGGGAACACCAGCTCCACGGGACCGTGAGCCCGCACACGGGCCAGAGCGGCGCCTGTTTCAGCGGCGCGAACGGATCCCTCGTGGTGCACCAGGGCGGCTGGGAGGTCATTCCCGATCGCGCGGCGGACGGCGCCATCGAGTCCGAGAAGCATCAAGCCGGACCGGACGGGCGCCCGGCGCATGTCAGGAACTTCCTCGATTGCATGGCCAGCCGCGAGCAGCCCGTTTCCAACCCGGAGGTGGGCCACCACGTCACGGCGCTGGCGCACCTCGGCAGCATTGCCCTGCGTGCGGGGTGCGAAGTGCGGTGGGATACCGCGGCGGAGCGAATCAGCTCGAATGATGCGGCGGATGCGCTCGTGGGCGAGCCCTACCGCAAACCCTGGTCGCTGCCCTACGCGCGAAGGACCTAA
- a CDS encoding PEP-CTERM sorting domain-containing protein — translation MRKLCLVFALVAVAGMAAPASAITVDGNWNEWFSYGGNTNLVFWNPALVTLNDVAIRTQVDEAGPTPGGGGQLYDIEQIFYWYADSDPNALTGGKLCIGLVTGFPPYGVNADNLYAGDMFLDFGNTGGWDLAIAVSTSVVNADVPGGVDNDYFGNNYFNDGTPNWVIRDPNPFVVATPWRVNRNPVIENLFNTQVAWGQQGTQRWFLEICVDIDGAIEEIISNDSGGLGLHWTMECGNDLITVRDDVPLVPVPEPSTFALLGLGVLGVGLRRKFTA, via the coding sequence ATGAGAAAACTTTGTTTGGTGTTTGCGCTTGTAGCGGTGGCCGGCATGGCTGCTCCCGCAAGTGCGATTACCGTCGACGGGAACTGGAATGAGTGGTTCTCCTACGGCGGTAATACGAATTTGGTGTTCTGGAACCCCGCGCTTGTCACGTTGAACGACGTGGCCATCCGCACCCAGGTGGATGAAGCGGGTCCGACGCCGGGTGGTGGCGGTCAGCTGTACGATATCGAGCAGATCTTCTACTGGTATGCCGATTCGGACCCGAACGCCCTCACCGGTGGAAAACTGTGCATTGGTCTCGTCACCGGCTTCCCGCCCTACGGTGTGAATGCCGACAACCTGTATGCCGGCGACATGTTCCTGGACTTCGGCAATACGGGCGGCTGGGACCTGGCGATCGCTGTCAGCACGAGCGTCGTGAATGCGGATGTTCCGGGTGGCGTGGACAACGACTACTTCGGCAACAACTACTTCAACGACGGCACGCCGAATTGGGTAATCCGCGATCCCAACCCGTTCGTGGTCGCGACGCCCTGGCGCGTGAATCGTAACCCCGTGATCGAGAATCTGTTCAACACGCAGGTTGCGTGGGGACAGCAGGGCACGCAGCGGTGGTTCCTGGAAATCTGCGTCGATATCGACGGCGCGATCGAGGAAATCATTTCCAACGATTCGGGCGGTCTCGGCCTGCACTGGACGATGGAGTGCGGTAACGACCTGATTACCGTCCGCGACGACGTCCCGCTTGTTCCGGTTCCGGAACCCTCCACCTTCGCCCTCCTCGGATTGGGCGTGCTCGGTGTGGGTCTCCGCCGCAAGTTTACGGCCTAG
- a CDS encoding cyclic nucleotide-binding domain-containing protein has translation MDIQTALKRSNIFRGFSADDLALVLSLGQPLSFNPGDVILREGDVGSYLYVVLEGSVSIHTGDKCLARCRAYEAFGEMAAFGKRRRSATVRAVTDLELFLLDEAALARLLEGPGAVPFLMNVVQILCERLNAGNTWIACSLDEQRRDDGRCPH, from the coding sequence ATGGATATTCAGACGGCGCTGAAGCGATCAAACATCTTTCGGGGCTTTTCCGCGGATGACCTGGCATTGGTGTTGTCGCTCGGTCAGCCGCTCTCCTTCAATCCAGGCGACGTCATACTTCGCGAGGGCGATGTCGGCAGCTACCTCTACGTCGTGCTGGAGGGCAGCGTCTCAATTCACACCGGAGACAAGTGCCTGGCGCGGTGCCGCGCATACGAAGCCTTCGGCGAAATGGCGGCCTTCGGTAAACGACGCCGTTCCGCGACCGTACGCGCGGTAACCGACCTCGAGTTGTTCCTGTTGGACGAAGCCGCATTGGCCCGATTGCTGGAGGGGCCCGGAGCCGTGCCGTTCCTGATGAATGTCGTCCAAATCCTGTGCGAGCGCCTGAACGCGGGGAATACCTGGATCGCGTGCAGCCTCGACGAGCAGCGCCGGGACGATGGACGCTGCCCGCACTAG